From the Thermovirga lienii DSM 17291 genome, one window contains:
- a CDS encoding hypothetical protein (KEGG: cci:CC1G_05661 clathrin heavy chain 1~SPTR: Sigma factor-binding protein Crl) yields MEIDNLITYGWALWCPIAGQLWDWGIDLKDEESRFVFEKSWFFIDYDKEDLWEHMEINDFAPHVEFYKKFVCIYAAQWPPLHVWIGAALRLLFVVPEMDHGYVVRMNNYQTEKIKVKLNEVIKEKLFSKWEELDHGSFFKRVNKCQFCFLRDLCWFLQEVSI; encoded by the coding sequence ATGGAGATTGATAACCTTATAACTTATGGTTGGGCTCTTTGGTGTCCCATAGCGGGACAGCTTTGGGATTGGGGCATTGATCTGAAAGATGAAGAGTCGAGGTTTGTTTTTGAAAAAAGTTGGTTCTTTATTGATTACGATAAAGAAGACCTTTGGGAGCATATGGAAATTAATGATTTTGCCCCTCATGTAGAGTTTTATAAAAAATTTGTCTGTATTTATGCGGCGCAATGGCCTCCTTTGCATGTATGGATAGGCGCAGCCTTGAGGTTGCTTTTTGTAGTTCCAGAGATGGATCACGGATATGTTGTAAGAATGAACAATTATCAAACGGAAAAGATAAAGGTAAAGTTGAACGAGGTCATAAAAGAAAAATTGTTTTCTAAATGGGAAGAGTTAGATCACGGTTCATTCTTCAAGCGAGTGAATAAGTGTCAATTTTGCTTTTTAAGGGATTTGTGTTGGTTTTTGCAGGAGGTTTCGATTTGA
- a CDS encoding protein of unknown function DUF48 (PFAM: CRISPR associated protein Cas1~TIGRFAM: CRISPR-associated endonuclease Cas1~COGs: COG1518 Uncharacterized protein predicted to be involved in DNA repair~InterPro IPR002729~KEGG: tro:trd_0022 CRISPR-associated protein Cas1~PFAM: protein of unknown function DUF48~SPTR: Crispr-associated protein Cas1) has product MNIGEKKQKREITIIQGWRTPYVSMFIPADPVVFPYRVLRLAQAVYYATPEKRIRVIKTLLKGVAESYVFWANICSQCLITEEILRAVRVFRRNIDSIGEVKEGLGFEGNFHKEIFEIWMRNVPPEFGFTGRNRQPPRDPLNALISYGNSLMYKICVPPLQKAGFNTSVGFLHQPGRGRHTLALDIAELLKPVLVEAVIWNMLLEGEFARDMTTEGPGGCFLNKDGKKAYRDSLFKMVEDLFGGSTRCHFGWPINLLKALEETVARISRDLIQETIPESWVVFRR; this is encoded by the coding sequence TTGAATATTGGGGAGAAAAAACAAAAAAGAGAGATAACGATAATTCAGGGTTGGAGAACCCCATATGTTTCGATGTTTATTCCTGCAGACCCGGTAGTTTTTCCTTACAGAGTCTTAAGGTTGGCACAGGCCGTCTATTATGCAACACCAGAGAAAAGGATTAGGGTGATAAAGACTCTGCTCAAAGGAGTTGCAGAATCGTATGTTTTTTGGGCAAATATTTGTTCCCAATGTCTCATAACGGAAGAAATTCTAAGAGCTGTTAGGGTTTTCAGGAGAAATATAGACAGTATTGGCGAAGTGAAAGAAGGATTAGGCTTTGAAGGAAATTTTCACAAGGAAATTTTTGAGATTTGGATGCGTAATGTTCCTCCGGAATTTGGTTTTACAGGTAGAAACAGGCAGCCCCCGCGAGACCCTCTAAATGCTCTTATATCTTATGGTAACAGCTTAATGTACAAAATATGTGTTCCTCCGCTTCAAAAGGCGGGATTCAATACTTCAGTGGGATTCTTGCATCAGCCTGGCAGAGGGCGCCATACCCTTGCGTTGGATATTGCTGAATTGCTAAAACCTGTGTTAGTCGAGGCTGTTATTTGGAACATGCTGCTTGAAGGAGAGTTTGCAAGAGATATGACTACAGAGGGTCCTGGTGGATGTTTTTTAAATAAGGATGGCAAAAAGGCGTACCGTGATTCTCTTTTTAAAATGGTAGAGGATCTTTTTGGGGGAAGTACTAGATGCCATTTTGGATGGCCGATCAATTTGTTGAAAGCCCTTGAGGAAACAGTGGCACGTATTAGTAGGGATTTGATACAAGAGACAATTCCTGAATCATGGGTAGTCTTCAGGAGGTAG
- a CDS encoding CRISPR-associated protein Cas2 (PFAM: CRISPR associated protein Cas2~TIGRFAM: CRISPR-associated endoribonuclease Cas2~InterPro IPR021127~KEGG: gct:GC56T3_1416 CRISPR-associated protein Cas2~SPTR: CRISPR-associated protein Cas2;~TIGRFAM: CRISPR-associated protein Cas2) — translation MRNKKEINTFIIYDVGQKRVPKVHKVLCSYMFWEQNSVFSGNISKGMLKKILYKLDVIIDTKCDCVYCYSLRYPYTLQVERWGKYSTRYSEIVRL, via the coding sequence ATGAGGAACAAGAAGGAAATTAACACGTTCATTATATACGACGTAGGACAAAAAAGGGTGCCTAAAGTGCATAAAGTTTTGTGCAGTTACATGTTTTGGGAGCAAAACAGCGTGTTTTCTGGGAATATATCCAAAGGAATGCTCAAAAAAATTTTATATAAACTTGATGTCATAATTGATACAAAGTGTGATTGTGTTTACTGTTACAGTTTACGATATCCTTATACTCTTCAGGTGGAGCGGTGGGGCAAGTATTCTACCAGATATAGTGAAATAGTGCGCTTGTAG
- a CDS encoding 5-dehydro-4-deoxyglucarate dehydratase (KEGG: ach:Achl_0351 5-dehydro-4-deoxyglucarate dehydratase~SPTR: Probable 5-dehydro-4-deoxyglucarate dehydratase): MPVFNDWSGDMNEVPDLYRKHFSKIFAQDGQRVWSLRMLPVREGYALISNFLGNSTYRAARRVMIPKDGD; the protein is encoded by the coding sequence TTGCCTGTCTTTAATGACTGGTCTGGGGATATGAATGAGGTCCCCGATTTGTATAGGAAGCATTTTTCAAAGATATTTGCACAAGATGGGCAGAGGGTGTGGAGCTTGAGGATGCTTCCTGTTAGGGAAGGTTACGCTCTAATATCTAATTTTTTGGGAAACTCCACATATAGAGCGGCTAGGAGAGTGATGATTCCCAAAGATGGAGATTGA
- a CDS encoding CRISPR-associated protein Cas2 (PFAM: CRISPR associated protein Cas2~TIGRFAM: CRISPR-associated endoribonuclease Cas2~COGs: COG1343 Uncharacterized protein predicted to be involved in DNA repair~InterPro IPR021127~KEGG: slp:Slip_1343 CRISPR-associated protein Cas2~SPTR: CRISPR-associated protein Cas2;~TIGRFAM: CRISPR-associated protein Cas2) has translation MFRVLVYDVSQKKVYKVRRYLADKMFWVQNSTFEGYLTEEQKLVVMESLGKILDPEEDSIMIFSTESEYAWKKMILGVDKSCISYLLKYGGGEKDEEQEGN, from the coding sequence ATGTTCAGAGTGTTGGTGTATGACGTTTCGCAAAAGAAAGTTTACAAAGTAAGAAGATATCTTGCGGACAAGATGTTTTGGGTGCAAAATAGCACTTTCGAAGGATATCTTACGGAAGAACAAAAGCTAGTGGTAATGGAAAGTTTGGGGAAAATACTGGATCCTGAAGAGGACAGCATAATGATTTTTTCAACGGAATCAGAGTATGCATGGAAGAAAATGATATTAGGTGTAGATAAAAGTTGTATTAGTTACCTGTTGAAATATGGTGGAGGTGAAAAGGATGAGGAACAAGAAGGAAATTAA